The region CGCGTGTCCTGTCACGACGATTACTTCACAGTTCGGCCGGTTCTCTTTGGCAATCTGCAGAATGCCCATTCCGTCGACATCGTTCATCACCAAGTCGGTAATGATAATCTCGAACGGCTCGGCCAAAATCTTGTCAGCCCCTTCAGGGCCACTCGTTGCAACAGTACAGACAAAACCAACACGTTCCAGGCTCTCCGCCATCGTCATGGCATGAGCTTTATCGTTATCGACGACCAGCACTCGGAACTGATCCGGCTGGACATCAATGGCGTCGGTTTGCGATTCTTCTGGCGGAGTCGTTGTCATGTTCACATCCTACCGAAGATCAAGCAAATCCTCTAGAACCATCCCTGCATCTTCCCCCAATCGCCGTGCTTGATTGGCGCTAATCTTCCGGGGCATCACTTTCCCGCGAAGGCGTACTGCCGATACGTTTCGGCAACGGGAATTCGAGCGTGAATTGAGTCCCCCGCCCTAGCTCGCTTTGGACATCAATAATGGCGTGGTGCGCTTCGATGATCTTCTTTGCCAGCGGCAATCCAAGTCCAGAGCCGCCATCTTTGGTCGAATAGAACGGATCGAACATACGAATCGCCGTCGTATCGCTCATCCCGCATCCGGTGTCGACCAGGCGAAGCAGAACGCCGGTTCGAAACTCCCGGGTCTGAACCATCAGCGATCCCCCATCGGGCATTGCCTGGATGGCATTGACCACCAAGTTCAGTAGAGCCGAGTAAAGCAACTCTGCGTCGAGATCGATACTCGGTAGCTCCGAGTCGAGATAGCGAATAATATCGACCCCTTGCTGATCGGCTTGAGGTTCGACGAAATTCAGAACACGTTCGATCTGCTCGTTCAGATTGCCTGGCAGTAAGTTTAAATCGCGAATCCGAGCAAACCGCAGAAAGTCGTTCAGCAATCCCTGCAGTCGTTCGCACTGCTCCTGAACCGTCTGAATCTTCTGTTTTGCGCGTCGCTGTTGGGGTGTTTGCGGATCGTCTAAATCCTCGGCAAGCAGCTCCATGTTCATCCGAATCACGGAAAGCGGCGTCTTGATCTCATGCGCCAAAGAGCCAGCCAACCGGGCGATCTCGTTGTACTGATCGACCAGGTACTGATCGCGCGACTTTTCGCGAGTCGGTTCGGAAGATTCGTGGGAAGAGGAATGATGATCCATAGTGGTTCTCACGAAAACGCCCGGAGTACTTATGCACTCCGGGCGATTCAATATTCAACGGAACTGGGGACGAATGTCCGCGGTTCTTAATCTTCACGACGTGGACGACGTCGACCTCGGTCGCCGCCACGGCCACCGCGATCACCACCACGGTCACGTCGATCGCCACCTCGCGAACCACGATCACCACCGCGCGAGCCAGCCGTTTCGAGATCTTCGTCGCCTTCGCCAGCTGGGGCATCGCCGCCAGGCAGCGTCGCTTTGTGGCTCAGCTTGACGCGATCATGCTCATCGACGAGCAAGACTTTCACGGCAAGGATATCACCAACTTTGACCACCGAGTTGACGTCCGAGACGTATTCGGTCGACAGTTCGCTGATGTGGCACAAGCCGTCACGGCCAGGCAGGATTTCCACGAAAGCACCGAAGTCCTTCACGCTGGTGACTCGGCCTTCGTAGATCTTGCCGACTTCGACTTCGCCGGTGATCGCTTGAACGCGAGCCATTGCAGCTTCGGCCCATTCCAAGTTGCCGCTGGCAACAATCACAGTACCGTCGTCTTCGACGTCGATCGTCGCACCGGTTTCTTCCTGAATGGCACGAATGGTCTTGCCGCCGGGACCGATCAGCAGGCCGATCTTTTCCGGGTTGATCATCGTTCGCATCATGCGCGGAGCCCATTGCGAGGTATCGTCCTTCGGCTGGCTGATGGTGGTCAGCATCTTGCGAAGGATTTCGATACGAGCTTCGCGAGCTTGAACGAGCGTCTTGCGAATGATCTCTTCGTTGATCCCCTTGATCTTGAGGTCCAACTGGATGCCGGTGATACCGTTTTGGGTACCAGCGACTTTGAAGTCCATGTCGCCATGGTGGTCTTCTTCACCGAGGATGTCGGTCAGCAGGACGTAGTCGTCCCCTTCCTTCACCAAGCCGATGGAGATACCTGCGACTGGATTGGTAATCGGCACGCCAGCGGCCATCAAACCAAGCGTCGCACCGCAAACCGATGCCATCGAGCTGGAACCATTCGATTCCAAGATGTCGGAGATCACACGAATCGTGTACGGGAAATCTTCCGAGGCTGGCAGGATCGGGTTCACGCTACGTTCAGCCAGAGCACCGTGACCAATTTCACGACGGCCAGGGCCACGAATCGGACGACATTCACCCACCGAGAAGCTCGGGAAGTTGTAGTCCAACATGAACTTCTTCGAGTACTCGTCGATCAGTCCGTCAACGCGTTGTTCGTCACGCGGGGTACCGAGGGTAACGGTGATCAACGACTGGGTTTCGCCACGTTGGAAGACGGCCGAACCGTGAACGCGGGGCAGAATGTCCACTTTGCATTCGATCGGACGCAGCGTCTTCGTATCACGACCGTCGGTACGAGTACCGCTCAAGATCAAGTCACGAACAACGCGTTCTTCCAAGTCGTGCCAAGCGGTGCCAAATGCACCTTCGTCGATGGCACCTTCTGCTTCCGGATCTGGAATCAGCTCTTCTTTAACTTTGGTCTTCAGCTCACGAACTTTTTCGGCTCGGTCCTGCTTACCGACGGTTTGCTTGGCAGACTTCAAGTCGGCGTAGTACGAATCCATCAGTTTCTGATAGAGACCGCCGTCGTCTGGTTCGGCGAATTCCATCTTTTCGGTACCGACTTTTTCCGCCAGTTCGGCTTGGAGGTCGCAGATTTCCTTGACGAATTCATGAGCCTTCATGACGGCGTCAGCCATTTCGTCTTCAGGAATCTCTCGCGAGAAGCCTTCGATCATCAGAACCGACTCTTTGTTACCCGAGATGATCAGGTCCAAGTCGCTCTGTTCCAACTGCTCAAAAGTTGGGAATGGAACGAGTTCGCCATCAACGCGACCCAAGCGGACAGCAGCCAATGGGCCCTGGAATGGCAAGTGCGAGATGCACAAAGCAGCCGACGCACCATTCATCGCAAGCACGTCACCGTCATACAGACGATCGCTGGCGACAACGCTGGCTTGGATCTGAACTTCGTCGTGGTATCCCTTGGGGAACATAGGACGA is a window of Bremerella sp. TYQ1 DNA encoding:
- a CDS encoding polyribonucleotide nucleotidyltransferase, whose translation is MEEIRVEKKIGNETLSFTTGFLAKQAHGSVLVQYGETVVFVATVSGPSRPGTDFFPLTCDYRERTAAAGKFPGGFIKREGRPTTKEILSSRLMDRPIRPMFPKGYHDEVQIQASVVASDRLYDGDVLAMNGASAALCISHLPFQGPLAAVRLGRVDGELVPFPTFEQLEQSDLDLIISGNKESVLMIEGFSREIPEDEMADAVMKAHEFVKEICDLQAELAEKVGTEKMEFAEPDDGGLYQKLMDSYYADLKSAKQTVGKQDRAEKVRELKTKVKEELIPDPEAEGAIDEGAFGTAWHDLEERVVRDLILSGTRTDGRDTKTLRPIECKVDILPRVHGSAVFQRGETQSLITVTLGTPRDEQRVDGLIDEYSKKFMLDYNFPSFSVGECRPIRGPGRREIGHGALAERSVNPILPASEDFPYTIRVISDILESNGSSSMASVCGATLGLMAAGVPITNPVAGISIGLVKEGDDYVLLTDILGEEDHHGDMDFKVAGTQNGITGIQLDLKIKGINEEIIRKTLVQAREARIEILRKMLTTISQPKDDTSQWAPRMMRTMINPEKIGLLIGPGGKTIRAIQEETGATIDVEDDGTVIVASGNLEWAEAAMARVQAITGEVEVGKIYEGRVTSVKDFGAFVEILPGRDGLCHISELSTEYVSDVNSVVKVGDILAVKVLLVDEHDRVKLSHKATLPGGDAPAGEGDEDLETAGSRGGDRGSRGGDRRDRGGDRGGRGGDRGRRRPRRED
- a CDS encoding nitrogen regulation protein NR(II) is translated as MDHHSSSHESSEPTREKSRDQYLVDQYNEIARLAGSLAHEIKTPLSVIRMNMELLAEDLDDPQTPQQRRAKQKIQTVQEQCERLQGLLNDFLRFARIRDLNLLPGNLNEQIERVLNFVEPQADQQGVDIIRYLDSELPSIDLDAELLYSALLNLVVNAIQAMPDGGSLMVQTREFRTGVLLRLVDTGCGMSDTTAIRMFDPFYSTKDGGSGLGLPLAKKIIEAHHAIIDVQSELGRGTQFTLEFPLPKRIGSTPSRESDAPED